In a single window of the Bacillus clarus genome:
- a CDS encoding putative 2-aminoethylphosphonate ABC transporter substrate-binding protein produces MKKTFFKAVATGMVFSLLMGCGAKKEETAGAKVKDDKLSGSLTVYTAIEEELVPIYLDSFKKKYPDVKLNIVRDSTGVITAKLLAEGKNTQADVVWGTAASSLLALEKKEMLKEYSPKGVERVLPQFKDDKKPEKWVGNTAFMTGIAVNKEELKKKNLPMPESYEDLIKPEYKGTLVMPHPASSGTGFLTVSAWLQIMGEDKGWDYMKKLHDNIATYTHSGSKPAKLAGAGEYPVGVSMVYSALKEKQKGAPVEVVLPKEGLGWEVEANALIKKDNAKNDKLAKVFLDWAITDDVMKLYFEKNGFATIKSDYKLPDGFPKDVTEKLYKNNDFKWAAENRDKILERWEKEFGQKAAPKK; encoded by the coding sequence GTGAAAAAAACATTCTTTAAAGCTGTAGCAACTGGTATGGTATTTTCTTTATTAATGGGGTGTGGTGCGAAAAAAGAAGAAACTGCTGGAGCGAAAGTAAAAGACGATAAGTTATCCGGATCATTAACTGTTTACACAGCAATTGAAGAAGAACTTGTACCGATTTATCTTGATTCCTTTAAAAAGAAATACCCAGATGTGAAATTAAATATCGTACGTGATTCAACAGGAGTTATTACGGCGAAATTGTTAGCTGAAGGGAAAAATACACAAGCTGATGTTGTATGGGGAACAGCTGCTTCCAGTCTTCTAGCTTTAGAGAAGAAAGAAATGTTAAAAGAATATTCTCCAAAAGGAGTAGAGCGTGTACTCCCTCAATTTAAAGATGATAAAAAACCAGAAAAATGGGTAGGTAATACTGCATTCATGACGGGAATCGCAGTGAATAAAGAAGAATTGAAAAAGAAAAATTTACCGATGCCGGAATCGTATGAAGACTTAATAAAACCAGAATATAAAGGAACGCTTGTCATGCCACATCCAGCTTCTTCTGGAACCGGATTTTTAACGGTCTCTGCATGGTTACAAATTATGGGTGAAGATAAGGGCTGGGATTACATGAAAAAACTTCATGATAACATAGCGACTTACACGCATTCTGGTTCAAAACCAGCGAAATTAGCAGGAGCCGGTGAATATCCAGTTGGTGTATCGATGGTTTATAGTGCTTTAAAAGAAAAGCAAAAGGGTGCACCGGTTGAAGTTGTTTTACCGAAAGAAGGATTGGGTTGGGAAGTAGAAGCGAATGCATTAATTAAGAAAGATAATGCGAAAAATGATAAATTAGCGAAAGTATTTTTAGACTGGGCAATTACAGACGATGTAATGAAGCTATACTTCGAGAAAAACGGATTTGCAACAATTAAAAGCGATTATAAACTTCCAGATGGTTTCCCTAAAGATGTGACAGAAAAGTTATATAAAAACAATGATTTCAAGTGGGCAGCTGAAAACCGTGACAAAATTTTAGAGCGTTGGGAAAAAGAATTTGGGCAAAAAGCAGCACCGAAAAAGTAA
- a CDS encoding ABC transporter ATP-binding protein: MSEYLSIQHIQKQFDTFTALKDISFTVKKNEFVCLLGPSGCGKTTLLRILAGLEEPTTGHIAVNGKDITGLPPGKRNLGMVFQSYALFPNLTALQNIEYGLKAKKYGKAEVKEKAMEALELVDLLNVKDKYPAQMSGGQQQRVALARALALSPDILLLDEPLSALDAKVREKLRRDMRELQEKVGVTTIMVTHDQEEALTMADKIVVMNHAEIMQIGTPEEIYQKPANPFVADFIGSINFFSKNNEEHAIRPEHVAIVQNNGMKTIVESMEFRGAVYRTEVRVIEEKTHLYNARIVVDILASEVDRICIRKGKPLQISFSENHMLSYGKKVIV; the protein is encoded by the coding sequence ATGAGCGAATATTTATCAATTCAACACATTCAAAAACAATTTGATACGTTTACAGCGTTAAAAGATATTTCTTTTACAGTGAAAAAAAATGAATTTGTTTGTTTATTAGGTCCGAGTGGCTGCGGGAAAACGACATTACTTCGTATTTTGGCGGGGTTAGAGGAGCCGACGACAGGGCATATAGCTGTGAATGGAAAAGATATTACGGGATTGCCACCTGGAAAAAGAAATTTAGGTATGGTTTTTCAATCGTATGCGTTATTTCCAAATTTAACAGCACTTCAAAATATCGAGTATGGCTTAAAGGCAAAAAAGTATGGGAAAGCAGAAGTGAAAGAGAAAGCGATGGAAGCGTTAGAACTTGTTGATTTGTTGAATGTGAAAGATAAATATCCTGCTCAAATGTCTGGTGGACAACAGCAGCGAGTAGCGCTTGCACGTGCGCTCGCGCTGTCTCCAGATATTTTATTACTAGATGAGCCGTTGTCTGCTCTAGATGCAAAAGTGCGTGAGAAATTGCGAAGAGACATGCGCGAGTTGCAAGAAAAAGTAGGAGTGACGACTATTATGGTGACGCATGATCAAGAAGAGGCATTAACGATGGCTGATAAAATTGTTGTAATGAATCATGCGGAAATTATGCAAATTGGAACACCCGAGGAGATTTATCAAAAGCCAGCGAATCCGTTTGTTGCAGATTTTATTGGTTCTATTAATTTTTTTTCGAAGAATAACGAGGAACATGCAATTCGCCCTGAACATGTAGCGATTGTACAAAACAATGGAATGAAGACAATTGTAGAAAGTATGGAATTCAGGGGGGCTGTATATAGGACAGAAGTGCGTGTTATAGAAGAGAAAACACATCTTTATAATGCAAGAATTGTAGTTGATATATTGGCATCAGAAGTAGATCGAATTTGTATTCGAAAAGGAAAGCCACTTCAAATTTCTTTCTCTGAAAATCATATGTTGTCATATGGAAAGAAGGTCATTGTATAG
- a CDS encoding putative 2-aminoethylphosphonate ABC transporter permease subunit, translated as MEMLENYKTEGVKKTVRRSVGKEEWLQRLLIIGMLLTFLVMLILPLLQLFTQAFYDKEGAFVGAINFSKYFTTPTLVQSLQNTIWVSGVTTIISVALAFAYAYAIARTNVRGKRIFQYVALLPLFAPTMMHGIALTYLFGNQGLVTKGLFGLFEGIQIPLYGPVGIIIAEVIYTFPQAFLILLISFQGSDYRLYEASNMLGASRAKQFFTVTLPSVKYGLISAMFVVFTLSFTDFGAPKIVGGQYNVLATDVYKQVIGQQNMPMGAAVGMILLIPAIFAFAVDRITQRKQANFLSSKAVPYRISINKKRDVISFVYCSVITIMIILLFVAVGVAASVKVWPYNMSFTFEHFNFSSLTGDGIEAFKNSVIVSAVTAVIGAMLTFVFAYAIEKIEQLEFFRKAGYFFSIVPLAIPGLVLGLGYVFFFSQPTIQFFGLEVTNPFHSLYGTIAVLVLVNIIHFYSVTFVTATTALKKLDREFELVSQSMGIPFYKTFFRVTVPMCLPAILEMVMYYFVNSMVTVSAVVFLYAADFKLAAVSIVNMDDAGNVAPAAAMSVLIVVTNIVVRVVYEWGTKALRNRTSLWQKR; from the coding sequence ATGGAGATGCTAGAAAACTATAAAACAGAGGGTGTTAAAAAAACAGTTAGGAGAAGTGTTGGGAAAGAAGAGTGGCTCCAAAGACTTTTGATTATCGGTATGCTTTTGACATTTCTCGTCATGCTAATATTGCCACTGCTACAACTGTTTACACAAGCTTTCTACGATAAAGAAGGAGCTTTCGTTGGGGCCATAAACTTCAGTAAATATTTCACAACTCCAACTCTTGTTCAGTCTTTACAAAATACTATATGGGTTTCGGGTGTTACAACAATTATTTCAGTTGCATTGGCTTTTGCTTACGCATATGCAATTGCTCGTACGAATGTTCGAGGAAAACGTATATTTCAATACGTAGCATTATTACCTTTATTCGCACCGACGATGATGCATGGTATTGCTCTTACATATTTATTCGGTAATCAAGGGCTCGTAACGAAAGGATTGTTTGGATTATTTGAAGGTATACAAATCCCATTATATGGACCGGTAGGAATCATAATTGCTGAAGTAATCTATACGTTTCCACAAGCATTTCTCATTTTATTAATCTCTTTTCAAGGTTCAGATTATCGGTTATATGAAGCCTCTAATATGTTAGGGGCAAGTAGAGCGAAACAATTTTTCACTGTTACTTTACCTAGTGTAAAGTATGGACTGATTAGCGCGATGTTCGTTGTATTTACACTTAGTTTTACCGATTTTGGAGCACCGAAAATTGTTGGTGGCCAATATAATGTACTTGCAACGGATGTATATAAGCAAGTAATTGGACAACAAAATATGCCAATGGGTGCAGCGGTCGGAATGATTTTATTAATACCAGCTATTTTTGCATTTGCAGTGGATCGTATTACGCAAAGAAAGCAGGCAAATTTCTTATCTTCAAAAGCAGTACCATATCGAATTTCAATTAATAAGAAAAGGGATGTAATATCGTTCGTATATTGTAGTGTAATTACTATTATGATTATTCTTTTATTTGTTGCTGTCGGTGTTGCTGCAAGCGTAAAAGTATGGCCGTATAATATGAGTTTTACATTTGAACACTTTAATTTTTCAAGCTTAACAGGAGATGGAATTGAAGCGTTTAAAAATAGTGTAATCGTCTCGGCGGTCACAGCAGTTATCGGAGCGATGTTAACATTTGTGTTTGCATATGCAATTGAAAAAATAGAGCAGTTAGAGTTCTTTAGAAAAGCAGGTTACTTTTTCTCCATTGTACCGTTAGCAATTCCGGGATTAGTACTTGGATTAGGATATGTCTTTTTCTTCAGTCAACCAACTATTCAATTTTTTGGTTTAGAAGTGACAAATCCATTCCATTCTTTATACGGAACAATCGCGGTTTTAGTGTTAGTAAATATCATTCACTTTTACTCTGTAACATTCGTTACGGCAACGACAGCTTTAAAGAAACTAGATCGAGAGTTTGAGCTTGTTTCGCAATCGATGGGAATTCCGTTTTATAAAACATTCTTTCGAGTGACAGTACCGATGTGTTTACCAGCAATCTTAGAGATGGTTATGTACTATTTCGTAAATTCAATGGTGACAGTATCGGCAGTTGTTTTCCTATACGCAGCTGATTTTAAGCTAGCGGCTGTATCGATTGTAAATATGGATGACGCAGGGAACGTTGCGCCAGCAGCTGCAATGAGTGTACTCATCGTTGTCACAAATATTGTAGTAAGAGTTGTATATGAATGGGGAACGAAAGCGTTACGTAATCGAACGTCATTATGGCAAAAAAGATAA
- the phnX gene encoding phosphonoacetaldehyde hydrolase, with the protein MKIEAVIFDWAGTTVDYGCFAPLEVFMEIFQKRGVEITAEEARKPMGLLKIDHVRALAEMPRIANEWKRVFGQLPTEVDIHEMYEEFEEILFSILPRYATPIDGVKEVIASLRERDIKIGSTTGYTREMMDVVATEAKVQGYEPDFLVTPDDVPAGRPYPWMCYKNAMELGVYPMNHMIKVGDTVSDMKEGRNAGMWTVGVILGSSELGLMEEEVKNMDPLELQGKMEVVRNRFIENGAHFTIETMQDLQNIIEHIEKEELIIS; encoded by the coding sequence ATGAAAATTGAAGCGGTTATTTTTGATTGGGCAGGTACGACGGTGGATTACGGTTGTTTTGCACCACTGGAAGTATTCATGGAGATTTTTCAGAAACGTGGTGTTGAAATTACAGCAGAAGAAGCTCGTAAGCCGATGGGATTATTGAAAATTGATCATGTTAGGGCGTTAGCTGAAATGCCTCGTATTGCTAATGAATGGAAGCGTGTCTTTGGCCAATTACCAACAGAGGTTGATATTCATGAGATGTATGAGGAGTTTGAAGAAATTCTCTTTTCCATTTTACCACGATATGCAACGCCAATTGATGGGGTAAAGGAAGTAATCGCTTCTTTACGTGAACGAGATATTAAAATTGGTTCAACAACTGGTTATACGAGAGAAATGATGGACGTTGTTGCAACAGAAGCGAAAGTACAAGGATATGAACCAGATTTTCTCGTTACGCCAGATGATGTTCCGGCAGGCCGTCCATACCCATGGATGTGCTATAAAAACGCAATGGAACTCGGTGTATATCCAATGAATCATATGATAAAAGTTGGGGACACGGTGTCAGACATGAAAGAAGGTAGAAATGCTGGAATGTGGACAGTTGGGGTTATTCTTGGTAGTAGTGAACTCGGTTTAATGGAAGAAGAAGTGAAAAACATGGATCCACTAGAGCTACAGGGGAAAATGGAAGTGGTTCGTAATCGTTTCATTGAAAACGGAGCCCATTTTACAATTGAGACAATGCAAGATTTACAAAACATAATTGAACATATCGAAAAAGAAGAACTTATCATTTCATAA
- the phnW gene encoding 2-aminoethylphosphonate--pyruvate transaminase has protein sequence MNENHYLLLTPGPLTTTRTVKEVMLYDWCTWDVEYNTMVQEVRTRLVSLATKEEEQYTTVLMQGSGTFSVEAVIGSVIPKNGKLLVCTNGAYGKRIVQMAEMLHIDVVVSQTEEWEPTNIVEVERLLQQDKEITHIAVVHCETTTGIINPIADVCRLGKQYGKVTLVDAMSSFGGIEIDIADLQIDFLISSANKCIQGVPGFGFVIAKRDELLKCKGRARSLSLDLYDQWETMEEQNGKWRFTSPTHIVRAFYQALLELEEEGGIQARYERYYNNQKQLVNRMREIGFQSLVDEKYQSPIITSFIYPEEGFEFQQLYNELKRYGFVIYPGKISKVDTFRIGNIGDVHEEDISRLVDSIAKGVVIG, from the coding sequence ATGAATGAAAATCACTACTTATTATTAACGCCAGGACCGTTAACGACGACAAGAACAGTAAAAGAAGTTATGCTATACGATTGGTGTACGTGGGATGTTGAATATAATACGATGGTGCAAGAAGTAAGAACTCGTCTTGTATCATTAGCGACGAAAGAAGAAGAACAGTATACAACAGTTTTAATGCAAGGAAGCGGTACATTTTCTGTCGAGGCAGTAATTGGATCTGTTATTCCTAAAAACGGAAAACTTCTCGTTTGTACAAATGGTGCGTATGGTAAGCGGATTGTGCAGATGGCAGAGATGTTACATATAGATGTGGTGGTCAGTCAAACCGAAGAGTGGGAACCTACTAATATTGTAGAAGTAGAAAGGTTATTACAACAAGATAAAGAGATTACTCATATTGCGGTTGTTCATTGTGAAACGACGACAGGAATTATAAATCCAATCGCAGATGTATGTAGATTAGGAAAGCAGTATGGCAAGGTTACACTTGTTGATGCAATGAGTAGTTTTGGTGGTATTGAAATAGACATTGCTGATTTACAAATCGATTTTTTGATTAGTAGTGCAAATAAGTGTATTCAAGGAGTTCCTGGATTTGGTTTTGTCATCGCGAAGCGTGATGAATTATTGAAATGTAAAGGGCGAGCCCGTTCTCTATCATTAGATTTATATGATCAGTGGGAAACGATGGAAGAGCAAAATGGAAAGTGGCGCTTTACTTCTCCAACGCATATTGTACGTGCCTTTTATCAAGCGTTACTTGAATTAGAAGAAGAGGGGGGGATTCAGGCACGTTACGAGCGATATTATAACAATCAAAAACAGTTAGTAAATAGAATGAGAGAAATTGGATTTCAGTCATTAGTAGATGAAAAATACCAGTCTCCTATTATTACATCGTTCATTTATCCAGAAGAAGGTTTTGAGTTTCAGCAGTTATATAACGAATTAAAACGGTACGGATTTGTCATTTATCCAGGTAAAATTTCCAAGGTAGATACGTTCCGTATAGGAAATATCGGTGATGTACATGAAGAAGATATTTCTCGTTTAGTTGATAGTATCGCTAAAGGAGTTGTTATAGGGTGA
- a CDS encoding saccharopine dehydrogenase family protein — translation MKVFCLGGAGEICREAILDLVQFSSFETITVADFNEEEGRKVVEWLNDPRVDFIKVDVTNHEDTVTKMKGYDIVMDGTTIKLNGLSTRCIAEAGCHGVNLNGFGEENESHSIFVQNEKTCLPGFGMTPGVTQMMAMHAANQLDTVESVRVSHGSYRPIAFSASITETTTYEYDPKLPTRTIYEDGEFKQVPPFARPREIELPAPYGKTMQYIIPHSETITLAKALQDKGVRLIETRGTWPKQNMQLVRALYDYGILRNDRLEINGKEIGIMDCISKYLLHSKEGQETEVYGYALHVEVIGLKNSQKKRHVLYHTHPVSDGSIVGWEKLRAYTRNVGIPFGIATELIAKGVVNKVGVVTPEEAFENPQIIFDALEQRGIYIHEEVFIEEEHYNFV, via the coding sequence GTGAAAGTATTTTGTTTAGGCGGAGCAGGTGAAATTTGTCGGGAAGCAATTTTAGATTTAGTTCAATTTTCATCCTTTGAAACAATTACAGTTGCTGACTTCAATGAAGAAGAAGGCCGAAAAGTAGTAGAGTGGTTGAATGATCCTCGTGTGGATTTCATAAAGGTAGATGTGACAAACCATGAGGATACAGTGACAAAGATGAAAGGTTATGACATTGTTATGGATGGCACAACAATTAAATTAAATGGACTATCTACTCGTTGTATTGCAGAAGCAGGTTGTCATGGTGTGAACTTAAATGGATTTGGTGAAGAAAATGAATCCCATTCTATATTTGTTCAAAATGAAAAAACATGTTTACCTGGATTTGGTATGACACCAGGTGTGACACAAATGATGGCAATGCACGCAGCAAATCAGTTAGATACAGTAGAATCCGTCCGTGTAAGTCACGGATCGTATCGTCCAATTGCTTTTTCAGCATCGATTACAGAAACAACAACGTATGAATATGATCCGAAACTGCCGACACGTACAATATATGAAGATGGTGAATTTAAGCAAGTTCCTCCGTTTGCTCGTCCAAGAGAAATTGAACTACCAGCGCCTTACGGAAAAACAATGCAGTATATAATCCCGCATTCTGAAACGATTACTTTAGCAAAAGCTTTACAGGATAAAGGTGTCAGACTTATAGAAACAAGAGGAACTTGGCCAAAGCAAAACATGCAACTTGTTCGTGCGCTATATGATTACGGTATATTGCGCAATGATAGGCTTGAAATAAACGGTAAAGAAATTGGTATTATGGATTGTATTTCAAAGTATTTATTACATTCAAAAGAAGGACAAGAAACGGAAGTTTACGGTTATGCGCTTCATGTAGAAGTAATCGGTTTGAAGAACAGTCAAAAGAAGCGACACGTTTTATATCATACACATCCTGTATCAGATGGTTCTATAGTAGGATGGGAGAAATTACGAGCTTACACGAGAAATGTAGGAATTCCATTTGGGATTGCAACAGAGTTAATTGCAAAAGGTGTTGTTAATAAAGTTGGTGTTGTAACGCCTGAGGAAGCTTTTGAAAATCCACAAATCATTTTTGATGCACTAGAACAACGTGGCATCTACATTCATGAAGAAGTTTTTATTGAAGAAGAACATTATAACTTTGTATAA
- a CDS encoding DeoR/GlpR family DNA-binding transcription regulator gives MSVVGEERKRTILETVEFKGKVKVSELAREFAVSTETIRRYLEELDREKKLKKVYGGAVQLPGAGVEAPMLEREMLHIEEKKRIGYKAATFVEDGDVIAIDDGSTPLQMVPYLVHRKNLTIVTSSFPVATQLISSINKKMFHGEVLFIGGKVSPKHSRVSGSISQQVIRQFHFHKAFVSIDGLLPSFGVSSFELEKAKLSESMVKLAEKTFILCDHTKVGVKGNYRIAEFSRIQHVICDKKIPYSFEEEVKKNNIQWTVC, from the coding sequence ATGTCTGTTGTAGGTGAAGAAAGAAAGCGGACGATTCTTGAAACGGTGGAATTTAAAGGGAAAGTGAAAGTTTCAGAGTTAGCGAGAGAATTTGCGGTATCAACAGAAACCATTCGTAGATATTTAGAAGAACTTGATCGTGAAAAGAAATTGAAAAAAGTGTACGGTGGAGCTGTTCAACTTCCAGGGGCTGGGGTGGAGGCACCGATGCTTGAGAGAGAGATGTTGCATATAGAAGAGAAAAAACGAATTGGTTATAAAGCAGCAACTTTTGTAGAAGATGGTGACGTGATTGCTATTGATGATGGTAGTACACCACTTCAAATGGTTCCTTATCTTGTTCATCGAAAAAATTTAACGATTGTAACGAGCTCATTTCCAGTAGCTACGCAATTAATTTCTTCTATTAATAAAAAGATGTTTCATGGTGAGGTTTTATTTATTGGCGGGAAGGTATCTCCGAAACATTCCCGCGTATCAGGATCTATTTCTCAGCAAGTAATTCGCCAATTCCACTTTCATAAGGCATTCGTCTCCATTGATGGATTATTGCCGAGCTTTGGGGTTTCAAGTTTTGAATTAGAAAAAGCGAAATTGTCTGAATCGATGGTAAAACTAGCAGAAAAAACATTTATTTTATGTGATCATACGAAAGTTGGGGTCAAAGGAAATTACAGAATTGCAGAGTTTTCTCGTATTCAACATGTAATTTGTGATAAAAAAATACCATATAGTTTTGAAGAAGAGGTTAAAAAAAATAACATTCAATGGACAGTTTGCTAA